The Cupriavidus necator DNA window GTGCGAATGCTGACATGAGTAGCGATAAAGGGGGTGAAAGGCCCCCTCGCCGTAAGCCCAAGGTTTCCTACGCAACGTTCATCGGCGTAGGGTGAGTCGGCCCCTAAGGCGAGGCAGAGATGCGTAGCTGATGGGAAGCAGGTTAATATTCCTGCACCGTCGTATGATGCGATGGGGGGACGGATCGCGGAAGGTTGTCCGGGTGTTGGAAGTCCCGGTCCCTGCATTGGAGAAGGCGCTCAGGCAAATCCGGGCGCGGGATTCAAGGATGCGGGGCGAGCGGCCTAGTGCTGCGAAGCAATTGGAAGTGGTTCCAAGAAAAGCCTCTAAGCTTCAGTCATACGAGACCGTACCGCAAACCGACACAGGTGGGCGAGATGAGTATTCTAAGGCGCTTGAGAGAACTCGGGAGAAGGAACTCGGCAAATTGGTACCGTAACTTCGGGATAAGGTACGCCCTGGTAGCTTGACTGGCCTGCGCCAGAAGGGTGAAGGGGTTGCAATAAAATGGTGGCTGCGACTGTTTAATAAAAACACAGCACTCTGCAAACACGAAAGTGGACGTATAGGGTGTGACGCCTGCCCGGTGCCGGAAGATTAAATGATGGGGTGCAAGCTCTTGATTGAAGTCCCGGTAAACGGCGGCCGTAACTATAACGGTCCTAAGGTAGCGAAATTCCTTGTCGGGTAAGTTCCGACCTGCACGAATGGCGTAACGATGGCCACACTGTCTCCTCCCGAGACTCAGCGAAGTTGAAGTGTTTGTGATGATGCAATCTCCCCGCGGCTAGACGGAAAGACCCCATGAACCTTTACTGTAGCTTTGCATTGGACTTTGAACCGATCTGTGTAGGATAGGTGGGAGGCTTTGAAGCGTGGACGCTAGTTCACGTGGAGCCGTCCTTGAAATACCACCCTGGTTTGTTTGAGGTTCTAACCTTGACCCGTGAATCCGGGTCGGGGACAGTGCATGGTAGGCAGTTTGACTGGGGCGGTCTCCTCCCAAAGTGTAACGGAGGAGTTCGAAGGTACGCTTGGTACGGTCGGACATCGTACCTAAAGTGCAATGGCAAAAGCGTGCTTAACTGCGAGACCGACAAGTCGAGCAGGTGCGAAAGCAGGACATAGTGATCCGGTGGTTCTGAATGGAAGGGCCATCGCTCAACGGATAAAAGGTACTCTGGGGATAACAGGCTGATACCGCCCAAGAGTTCATATCGACGGCGGTGTTTGGCACCTCGATGTCGGCTCATCTCATCCTGGGGCTGTAGCCGGTCCCAAGGGTATGGCTGTTCGCCATTTAAAGAGGTACGTGAGCTGGGTTTAAAACGTCGTGAGACAGTTTGGTCCCTATCTGCCGTGGGCGTTGGAATCTTGACGGGGGCTGCTCCTAGTACGAGAGGACCGGAGTGGACGTACCGCTGGTGTACCTGTTGTCTCGCCAGAGGCATCGCAGGGTAGCTATGTACGGAAGAGATAACCGCTGAAAGCATCTAAGCGGGAAACTCGCCTGAAGATGAGGATTCCCTGGCGGCTTGACCGCCTTGAAGGGTCGTTCGAGACCAGGACGTTGATAGGCTGGGTGTGGAAGCGCAGTAATGCGTTAAGCTAACCAGTACTAATTGCCCGTAAGGCTTGATCCTATAACCAGTGTGTTTTGCCTGGTGAGTCGATCGCCTTGTGCCAGATACGCACAACCCCAACTACATCCCTATTCGCAGCGTTGACCTCAACCTCAGCGCTGCAACCCCTCATGCCTGGTGACCATAGCGAGCTGGAACCACCCCTTCCCATCCCGAACAGGTCCGTGAAACAGCTCCGCGCCGATGATAGTGCGGATTCCCGTGTGAAAGTAGGTCATCGCCAGGCTCTTATTCCGCAGAACCCCCAGCCCCAAAAGGCTGGGGGTTTTTGCTTTGGCGCGGCGGAAAATCACGCCCGCGCCCCTCATGCCGTCATCCGCCGGTCCGCGACAGCCAGCGCAACGCCGGCCAGGCAGCAGCCTCCAACCAGCAATGCGGCTGGCACGGTGCCGTGCACTGCCAGTGAGCTGGCCGCAACCGGCATCAGCATCAGCACAGCCAGGTTGTTGATGCTTTCCGAGACGGCCAGAATCTGTCCCTTTGCTGCGCCGGCCCGCCGAGCCAGGATGGCGGTGCTAGATGGCGCCGCGATGCCGAGTGCCGCGCCCCACGCCAGCAGGCAGCCAAGCGACCCGGGCAACCCCAAGACGCCTGTTGTGAACAAGGTCAGGGCCACGGCGACAAGCGCGGTGGCCACTATCAAAACACTTTCCTCGCGCGCGAAGCACTGGCTGGCACGCCCTGCCAGCAGATTGCCAACGGCCAGGCCGAGGCCGAACACCGAAAGTGCCGCGCCGACGCCGGGCACGCCGAGCCCGTAACGCAGCCGCAGCACTTCCCCCGCTAGTACATAGGCCGCTACGGCGCTTCCATTCCAGGCGCCTTTCGCGATCAATGGAAGCAGGATGCCTGAAGATGCTGGGATGTTCCTGGATTTTTCCTGGCAGTCGCCGCTACGCGGCAGATTGCGCGGAAGTACGTGGCAGCCGGCAAGAAGGGCCGCCAGGCAACCACCTGCGGTGACAAGGAAGGGAGCGCGCCAGCCGAATCCATCGGCCAGTACCCCGGCCACTGCCGGGCCTGCGGCAATGCCGGCGGTCATGCCTAGCATGACGCCGCCCATGGCGCCAGCCTGCCGCGCCGGGGGAACCAGATCTGCAATCAATGCGAAGACGGTGGGAATCGTGGCCGCGGCGGCGAGCCCGCCGAGGATACGCAATGCCATGGCGGCATGCAGCGTAGGGACGAGCGTGAGGGCGATGCCATCGAGTGCGAACAACAGCAATGCAGCCAGCAGCACGCGGCGCCGTCCGGCACGATCGGAGAACCAGCCCATCAACGGCGCGGCCAAGGCATAGGAAAGGGCATAGGCAGAAATGAGTCCCGATGCGCGCGCCGGGGTGGTGGCAAAAGCGTCTGCAAGCGGCGCCAGCATCGGTGACAACATGAATTCAGCAGCGCCGACCATGCACACGGCGAGGGCAAGCACGGGCAGCAGGCAAGGAGATGGCATAGGGTAGCCTCCTCGGGCTTCAACATTGATGGGACGTGGCGATACCGGCCAAGACGTGCGAAACGCGACGTAACAAGGGCGCATCGCCGCCTAACAGTGGGTAAATCCGGAAAATGAATGCGCCGCTGAGTCGGGCAAGATGGGGATGGTGCGAGCCGGCACCGGGTACTGCGAGAAGGGGCGATTCAGAAAGATCGCCGGGAAGTCAGGGATGATTCTATCGTATTGCCAGCAATCAGGGGCCACCGGTGCCCAGGCACCGGTGGCATGGCGGAAAGTTAGTCGGCCTCGATCTGCATCGACTTCAGCAGCGGCTGCCACTTGTCGCTCTCAGCCTTGAGCAGTGTGCGCAGGCCTTCCGGCGTCTGCTTGTCGACCGGCACGATTTCCGCACCCAGGCCATCGAGTTTCTTGATCACCACGGGATCTTGCAGCCCCTTCTGCAGCGCCTTGGTCAGCCGCGCCACTGCAGCGGGCGGCGTGCCCTTGGGCGCGTAGATGCCGTGCCAGACCTTGACGTCAAAGCCCTTGAGACCGCCTTCCTGCAGCGTTGGCGCACTGGGCAGCGCCTTGATCCGCGCCGGCGTGGTCACGCCGAACAGGCGCACGCGGTCGGCCTGGATATGGGGCAGCGTGGCCGTGGTCTGGTCGCACAGCAGGTCGACCTGGCCGCCCAGCAGTGCGGTCAGCGCGGGGCCGGCGCCCTGGTAAGGAATTGCATTGAGCTTGACGTGGACCGATTGCTCGAACAGCACGCCGCATAGTTGCGATACGGCGCCCAGCCCGGCATTGGCCAGCGACACCTTGTCCTTGTTCTGCGTCACGTAGCGGATCAGTTCCGGCACGGTCTTGGCCGGCAGGTCCTTGCGGCCCATCAGGGTCATCGGCACGTCCGCGACCTGGCCGACATACTCGAAATCCTTCAGCGGCGCGTACGACAGCTTCTTGTACAGTGCCGGCGCGGTCGCCATGCCATTATGGTGGATCAGCAGCGTATAGCCGTCCGCCTGTGCGCGGGCGACAAAGGCGGCAGCCACGGTGCCGCCGGCGCCGGTGCGGTTTTCCACCACCACGCTCTGACCGAGATCCTGCGACATCGCCTGCGCCAGCGTGCGTGCCACGACGTCGGTCGGGCCGCCGGCGGAGTAGGGGACGACCAGCGTGATCGGCTTGCCGGGGTAGGCGTCAGCCGCTGCCGCGGCGCTTGTGCCAGCCAGCGCCGAGGCCATCACCATCACGCCCGCCAGCCATCGTGGCCCGGCGCGCAAATCCTTCGCATCCTTCATTGCTGTCTCCAGATTGGTGCCGCGCCGTGAGTCCGGGGCGGCTTGTCGGGGTTGCGCGGCTAGCATGGGGGTATGCCGCCGCGACCGCAATCTGGTTCTCGTGAAGGGTGCCTAATCCGTGATGGAAGATCAGGCCGGCTGGCTGGTAGCCCGGTTGCCTCGGCACTGCACTGGTCAGGCGACCTCGGCCACGCGCACTTCCACCAGCAGCTTCTTCAGTTCCGGCACGCACGAGCCGCAGTTGCCGCCGGCCTTGACGCAGGCGGTGATCTCCGCGGGCGTCTTCAGGTCGTGCTTGCGCACGGCGTCGCAGATGGTGTTGCGGCCCACGCCAAAGCACGAGCACACCGTCGGGCCGGTGTCGGCGCCTTTCTCCATCGGCTGGCCGAGCAGCAGGCCGATGCGGTCGGCGTCTTCCAGCCGCTCGCGGCCGAACAGGCCGGCGAGCCACGCGCGTGAGGGCAACTCGGGCCGCGTCGAAACGTAGACGCACGCTTCCAGCCGGTCGTTGACGACATAGCCCGCATGGTAGACGCCGGCGGTGCGGTCCTCGTACTCGAGCCAGTCGGCGTCCGGATCGGTCACGCCGAGCAGCGCGCGGGCCCAGGCGGTGCGGTCGGCCACGGTGTCGCGGCCGGCGAATTCATAGCGCTGGAACTGGCGGCCCTGCACGCGCGTCCAGTAGGTCAGCGCTTCCGCGGGCAGCGCGCTGCGGCTCAGCACGAAACCATGCCAGTTCACGCCGAATGGCTCCACCCGTACTGGCGTGTGCTTGAATTCGGGCTCGCCGGAAACGGGATCGACCACGGGATTGACCAGCGCGCCGACGCGTGCGTCGGAGCTGAACTGGCCGTTCCAGTGGATCGGCACGAACACGCTGCCGCGCGGGATGCCGCCGCCATGGCGCACGCGTGCCACCATCGCGCCCCAGCGCGTGCTGACGCGCGCGAGCTTGCCTTCGCCCACGCCGGACAGCAGCGCGTCCTGCGGGTGCATGTCGACGAAGGGCTCGGGCAGGTGGTCGGCCAGCTTGGCCGACTTGCCGGTGCGCGTCATGGTGTGCCACTGGTCGCGCACGCGGCCGGTGTTGAGGATCAGCGGGAAATCGTCGTCGGGCGCGTGGGCCGGCGCGCGCGGCGGCGTGGCGACAAAGCGGGCCAGGCCGTCGGCATGGGCGTAGCGGCCGTCGGCAAACAGGCGCTGCGTGCCGGCGCCAGCCGGTGCGCCCGCTGGCAGCGGCCATTGCACGGGCTCCAGCGCGTCATAGTGCTCCTGGTCCAGGCCGGCCAGCCCGCCGATGTCGAACACGCGCGGTGCGGCATCGTTGCGCCAGGCGCTCAGGCGTGCGTGCTCGTCGAAAATCTCATGCACGCCCGCATAGTCGAAGCCGTCAAAGCCCATGCGGCGCGCGACGTCGCACAGGATCCGCCAGTCGGCGCGCGCCTCGCCAGGCGCGGGCAGGAAGGCACGCTGGCGGGAAATGCGTCGTTCCGAGTTGGTAACGGTGCCGTCTTTCTCGCCCCAGCCCAGCGCGGGCAGCAGCACGTGCGCGGCAGCATTGGTGTCGGTGCGCTCGATGATGTCGCTGGTGACCACCAGTTCGCACCTGGCCAGCGCGCGGCGCACCTGGTCGGCGTCGGGCAGGCTTACCACCGGGTTGGTGGCGATCACCCAGACCGCCTTGACGCGGCCGGCTTCGATCGCCTCGAACAGTTCCACCGCCTTCAGGCCCGGGCGGTCAGCCACCACCGGCGATTGCCAGAAGCTCTGCACGATGTCGCGATGCAGCGGGTTGGCCAGTTCCATGTGCGCGGCCAGCATGTTGGCCAGGCCGCCGACCTCGCGCCCGCCCATTGCATTGGGCTGGCCGGTA harbors:
- a CDS encoding MFS transporter; this translates as MPSPCLLPVLALAVCMVGAAEFMLSPMLAPLADAFATTPARASGLISAYALSYALAAPLMGWFSDRAGRRRVLLAALLLFALDGIALTLVPTLHAAMALRILGGLAAAATIPTVFALIADLVPPARQAGAMGGVMLGMTAGIAAGPAVAGVLADGFGWRAPFLVTAGGCLAALLAGCHVLPRNLPRSGDCQEKSRNIPASSGILLPLIAKGAWNGSAVAAYVLAGEVLRLRYGLGVPGVGAALSVFGLGLAVGNLLAGRASQCFAREESVLIVATALVAVALTLFTTGVLGLPGSLGCLLAWGAALGIAAPSSTAILARRAGAAKGQILAVSESINNLAVLMLMPVAASSLAVHGTVPAALLVGGCCLAGVALAVADRRMTA
- a CDS encoding tripartite tricarboxylate transporter substrate-binding protein, producing the protein MKDAKDLRAGPRWLAGVMVMASALAGTSAAAAADAYPGKPITLVVPYSAGGPTDVVARTLAQAMSQDLGQSVVVENRTGAGGTVAAAFVARAQADGYTLLIHHNGMATAPALYKKLSYAPLKDFEYVGQVADVPMTLMGRKDLPAKTVPELIRYVTQNKDKVSLANAGLGAVSQLCGVLFEQSVHVKLNAIPYQGAGPALTALLGGQVDLLCDQTTATLPHIQADRVRLFGVTTPARIKALPSAPTLQEGGLKGFDVKVWHGIYAPKGTPPAAVARLTKALQKGLQDPVVIKKLDGLGAEIVPVDKQTPEGLRTLLKAESDKWQPLLKSMQIEAD
- a CDS encoding nitrate reductase; amino-acid sequence: MNLSDIPVVSATLTTTTATTCPYCGVGCGVRATVRADGQVEIAGDAQHPSNHGRLCVKGSALGETVDLEGRLLHPKVRGTDGSLQQVSWDHALDTVAQGFSDIVRRHGPDSVALYVSGQLLTEDYYIANKLMKGFIGSANIDTNSRLCMSSAVAGHKRAFGEDLVPGNYEDLELADLVVLVGSNTAWCHPILFQRLSRAKEARPEMKIVAIDPRRTATCELADLHLAIRPGTDVWLFNGLLSYLAREGRTNAAFVAASTAGLDEALQAADAACADPAAVARACKLDVQDVLAFYQLFADTEKTVTAFSQGVNQSSAGTDKVNSIINCHLLTGRIGAPGMGPFSLTGQPNAMGGREVGGLANMLAAHMELANPLHRDIVQSFWQSPVVADRPGLKAVELFEAIEAGRVKAVWVIATNPVVSLPDADQVRRALARCELVVTSDIIERTDTNAAAHVLLPALGWGEKDGTVTNSERRISRQRAFLPAPGEARADWRILCDVARRMGFDGFDYAGVHEIFDEHARLSAWRNDAAPRVFDIGGLAGLDQEHYDALEPVQWPLPAGAPAGAGTQRLFADGRYAHADGLARFVATPPRAPAHAPDDDFPLILNTGRVRDQWHTMTRTGKSAKLADHLPEPFVDMHPQDALLSGVGEGKLARVSTRWGAMVARVRHGGGIPRGSVFVPIHWNGQFSSDARVGALVNPVVDPVSGEPEFKHTPVRVEPFGVNWHGFVLSRSALPAEALTYWTRVQGRQFQRYEFAGRDTVADRTAWARALLGVTDPDADWLEYEDRTAGVYHAGYVVNDRLEACVYVSTRPELPSRAWLAGLFGRERLEDADRIGLLLGQPMEKGADTGPTVCSCFGVGRNTICDAVRKHDLKTPAEITACVKAGGNCGSCVPELKKLLVEVRVAEVA